The following are encoded together in the Silurus meridionalis isolate SWU-2019-XX chromosome 2, ASM1480568v1, whole genome shotgun sequence genome:
- the mocos gene encoding LOW QUALITY PROTEIN: molybdenum cofactor sulfurase (The sequence of the model RefSeq protein was modified relative to this genomic sequence to represent the inferred CDS: inserted 1 base in 1 codon): MEAPSSEFTRLCTFEGFKEIWPHYSFACEQQEQIRREFSRLKGTTYLDHAGTTFFAKSQLKAFYKDISSNVYGNPHSLSPSSKITHDTVERVRYRILEHFNTSPDEYSVIFTAGCTAALKLVADSFPWISASEEHSGSQFCYLTDNHTSVVGIRGITGPQGVGTVPVFPQEIEAKAKDSQVALNTQDECLVAHLFCYPAQSNFSGRKYPLSYVRGIQCQQLYPACEHRGRWFVLLDASGFVGCSPLDLKQYPADFVPISFYKMFGFPTGLGALLVRNEATELLKKKYFGGGTAAAYLVEEDYFAPKADIVSRFEDGTIAFLDIISLHHGFDALHRLTGSMKDIQLHTFGLARYTYIILSCLCHSNSQPVAQIYCDNEFENAAYQGATLNFNLLDGYGQVIGYFQVDKMACLFNIHLRTGCFCNTGACQAYLGISNQEVKSNLKAGHVCGDNIDLIDGRPTGSVRISFGYMSTFEDCQSLLKFIVDCFVDKPLRLNQSRLARLKSTGTAANLASNELFSLPNKRPMPVMNGLNIPSLSINKTSAQNTVPKADRNCENAYSLTNIFIYPIKSCAAFEVTDWPLGPQGLLYDRIWMVVNENGVCLSQKREPKLCLIHPRICLASKTLCLEASGMDPITLPLEMSKEKHAXKTCQSKVCGDRVQTVDCGEEVSVWLSEFLGKPFYLIRQSPSFARDMKMATGKGSLMPALSLVNEAQFLLINRASVALLLNRIIDRQDSSNNCTSFDMLQLINRFRANLVISGSEPFEEDDWTGVKIGGTFFQVAGKCTRCQMIGIDQTSGTKSQDPLRSLSVCRSGKLTFGVYLNYLLQRSSPYPTLSVGSQVIIQPTDEF, translated from the exons ATGGAGGCGCCTTCGAGTGAATTTACACGCCTGTGCACGTTTGAGGGTTTTAAGGAAATCTGGCCGCATTACAGTTTCGCTTGTGAGCAGCAGGAGCAGATCCGCCGTGAATTTTCCAGGCTTAAAG GTACTACCTACCTCGATCATGCTGGTACAACATTTTTCGCCAAATCCCAACTCAAGGCATTTTATAAGGATATATCCAGTAATGTGTACG GTAACCCTCATAGTCTCAGTCCTAGCAGTAAGATAACACATGACACAGTGGAGCGAGTCAGATACAG GATACTGGAGCACTTTAACACCAGCCCTGATGAATACTCAGTCATTTTTACTGCTGGCTGCACTGCAGCTCTTAAATTAGTTGCTGACTCTTTTCCTTGGATATCTGCTTCGGAAGAACATTCAGGAAGTCAATTCTGCTACCTCACAGACAATCACACATCAGTAGTGGGCATTCGGGGAATAACTGGACCTCAAGGAGTGGGAACAGTGCCTGTCTTTCCACAGGAAATAGAAGCTAAAGCCAAAGATAGCCAAGTCGCATTGAATACACAGGATGAATGCTTGGTAGCACATCTTTTCTGTTATCCTGCCCAAAGCAATTTTTCTGGGCGGAAATATCCGCTGAGCTATGTGAGGGGGATTCAGTGTCAGCAGCTCTACCCAGCGTGTGAGCACAGAGGTCGATGGTTTGTTCTGCTGGATGCTTCTGGTTTTGTTGGCTGCTCGCCACTGGACCTGAAGCAATACCCAGCTGACTTTGTGCCTATTTCTTTCTATAAAATGTTTGGATTCCCCACTGGACTTGGAGCCTTGCTGGTAAGGAATGAAGCCACTGAACTGTTGAAAAAGAAGTACTTTGGTGGAGGGACAGCAGCAGCTTATCTTGTGGAAGAAGATTACTTTGCGCCAAAAGCTGACATAGTTAGCAG ATTTGAAGATGGAACCATTGCATTCCTTGATATTATTTCTCTCCACCATGGGTTTGATGCGCTGCACAGACTAACAG GAAGCATGAAGGACATTCAGCTTCACACATTTGGTCTAGCTCGTTATACCTACATCATACTGTCTTGTTTGTGCCATAGCAACTCACAACCTGTGGCTCAGATCTACTGTGACAATGAGTTTGAAAATGCAGCATATCAGGGTGCAACCCTCAACTTCAACTTGCTGGACGGCTATGGCCAAGTGATTGGATATTTCCAG GTAGACAAAATGGCCTGTCTGTTCAATATTCATTTGCGCACTGGCTGTTTCTGTAACACGGGGGCCTGTCAGGCATATCTAGGTATCAGCAACCAAGAGGTAAAGAGTAACTTAAAG gCTGGTCATGTATGTGGAGACAACATTGACCTGATTGATGGACGTCCAACTGGGTCTGTGCGCATATCCTTTGGGTATATGTCAACGTTTGAAGACTGTCAGTCCTTATTAAAGTTTATTGTTGACTGCTTCGTGGATAAACCACTAAGACTAAACCAAAGCAGACTGGCAAGGTTAAAGTCAACTGGGACGGCAGCCAACTTGGCTTCAAATGAGCTATTCTCATTGCCGAACAAGAGACCTATGCCTGTGATGAATGGCTTAAATATCCCCTCTTTATCCATCAACAAGACCTCGGCTCAGAATACTGTTCCAAAGGCAGATAGGAACTGTGAAAATGCTTATTCATTGACCAATATCTTCATATATCCAATTAAATCATGTGCTGCATTTGAG GTAACAGATTGGCCATTGGGCCCACAGGGGCTGTTGTATGACCGTATATGGATGGTGGTGAATGAGAATGGAGTATGTCTGAGTCAGAAGAGAGAACCCAAATTGTGTCTCATCCATCCACGCATCTGCTTAGCCTCCAAAACACTGTGCCTGGAAGCCTCAG GTATGGATCCAATTACACTTCCCCTGGAGATGAGTAAAGAAAAGCATG ACAAAACATGTCAAAGCAAAGTTTGTGGTGACAG AGTCCAGACTGTTGACTGTGGGGAAGAGGTGTCAGTTTGGCTGTCTGAATTCCTGGGAAAACCTTTCTATCTCATTAGACAGAGTCCTAGTTTTGCCCGGGATATGAAAATGGCCACAGGAAAGG GTTCCTTAATGCCTGCCCTCTCTCTAGTGAATGAGGCTCAGTTTTTGCTAATCAACAGAGCCAGTGTGGCACTTCTTCTCAATCGGATCATTGACAG gCAAGACAGCTCAAATAATTGCACCTCGTTCGACATGCTGCAACTCATCAATCGTTTTCGAGCGAACCTAGTTATATCGGGCTCAGAGCCTTTTGAAGAAGATGACTGGACAGGTGTAAAAATTGGAGGCACATTCTTTCAG GTGGCAGGCAAGTGTACTCGTTGCCAGATGATTGGAATAGATCAGACCTCTGGCACTAAATCCCAGGACCCTCTCAgatctctgtctgtttgtcggAGTGGAAAG CTCACATTTGGAGTATACTTGAATTACTTGTTACAAAGATCCAGTCCATATCCTACTTTGTCTGTTGGTTCCCAGGTAATAATTCAACCGACTGatgaattttaa
- the anxa11a gene encoding annexin A11a isoform X1, with product MSYPGYPPQSGGYPPQGGGYPQQAGGYPPQPGMYPQQAGGYPPQAGGYPPQAGGYPSQTGGGYPPQPGAYPSQPGAFPLLPPGGWGAPGAPGMPGFNASNLPAMANQISASLGLNPNPQMFPQVPTGGPASYPNQQPFGLSPQPGGAMPQAPGMGYPGGPAPGQPMPGYPQAPSPNPSMPGYPQAPSPNPSMPGYPQAPGANPSMSGYPQGPSLTPSVPNYPNVPATNPSMPTYGGGAPMVPAINRGFRGTIPDFPGADPLKDVEVLRKAMKGFGTDEQAIINLLGSRSNRQRVPLLVTYKTAYGKDLVKDLKSELSGNFEKLVLAMLKTSAQFDASELKEAIKGAGTDEACLIEILSSRTNAEIREINQIYKAENKKSLEDAISGDTSGHFRRLLISLAQGNRDERENVDISLAKQDAQTLYQAGENKLGTDESKFNAILCARSKSHLRAVFQEYQHMCGRDIQKSIEREMSGDLESGMLAVVKCIKDTPAYFAERLHKAMKGLGTKDRTLIRIMVSRSEVDMLDIRQAYLKMYGKSLYTDISGDTSGDYKKLLLKLCGGSD from the exons ATGAGTTATCCTGGTTATCCTCCTCAGTCCGGTGGTTATCCTCCTCAGGGTGGTGGCTACCCTCAACAGGCTGGTGGATATCCTCCCCAGCCAGGTATGTATCCTCAGCAAGCGGGAGGATACCCTCCTCAAGCGGGAGGATACCCTCCTCAAGCGGGAGGATACCcttctcaaacagggggaggatACCCACCCCAACCTGGTGCTTACCCAAGCCAGCCAGGAGCTTTTCCTCTCCTACCTCCAG GTGGATGGGGAGCCCCTGGTGCTCCGGGCATGCCTGGATTTAATGCAAGCAACTTGCCTGCAATG GCAAATCAGATCTCTGCTTCTTTGGGACTTAATCCAAATCCACAAATGTTCCCTCAAGTTCCCACTGGTGGTCCTGCATCCTACCCTAACCAACAGCCCTTTGGCCTGTCCCCTCAGCCAGGAGGAGCCATGCCCCAGGCACCAGGAATGGGATATCCAGGAGGGCCAGCTCCGGGCCAGCCCATGCCAGGCTACCCACAAGCCCCGTCTCCCAATCCTTCAATGCCGGGCTACCCACAAGCCCCATCACCTAATCCCTCCATGCCAGGTTATCCACAAGCCCCAGGTGCCAATCCATCCATGTCTGGCTACCCACAAGGTCCATCACTTACTCCGTCCGTACCTAACTACCCAAACGTGCCTGCTACCAATCCGTCCATGCCCACATATGGAGGAGGAGCTCCAATGGTTCCTGCTATTAAT CGTGGATTCAGAGGAACCATCCCAGATTTTCCTGGAGCAGACCCATTAAAAGATGTTGAAGTTCTTAGGAAGGCCATGAAGGGCTTTG GTACTGATGAGCAGGCTATAATTAATCTTCTTGGTAGCCGCTCTAACAGGCAGCGTGTACCTCTGCTGGTTACATACAAGACTGCTTATGGAAAG gaCTTAGTTAAGGATCTGAAGTCTGAGCTTTCTGGAAACTTTGAGAAGTTGGTTTTGGCGATGTTGAAGACTTCTGCCCAATTTGATGCATCCGAGCTGAAAGAGGCCATCAAG GGAGCCGGAACTGATGAGGCCTGTTTGATCGAGATCCTGTCCTCACGCACCAATGCAGAGATCAGAGAAATTAATCAAATCTACAAAGCTG AAAACAAGAAATCACTGGAGGATGCAATTAGTGGAGATACATCAGGACACTTTCGCAGGCTTCTCATCTCTCTTGCTCAG gGCAATcgtgatgagagagagaatgtggaCATCTCATTAGCTAAACAAGATGCTCAG ACTCTGTATCAGGCTGGGGAAAATAAACTGGGCACAGATGAGTCCAAGTTTAATGCCATCCTGTGTGCTCGAAGCAAATCTCACCTTAGAGCAG TGTTCCAGGAATACCAGCATATGTGCGGCCGAGACATTCAGAAGAGTATTGAGAGGGAAATGTCTGGAGATCTGGAGAGTGGCATGTTGGCTGTTG TGAAGTGCATTAAAGACACACCAGCCTACTTTGCTGAGAGACTCCACAAAGCCATGAAG GGATTAGGAACCAAAGACCGCACTCTGATCCGCATCATGGTGTCCCGCTCAGAGGTCGACATGCTGGACATCCGCCAGGCATACCTGAAGATGTATGGCAAGTCTCTCTACACGGATATTTCT GGAGACACTTCTGGGGATTACAAGAAATTGCTTTTGAAGCTTTGCGGAGGAAGTGATTAA
- the anxa11a gene encoding annexin A11a isoform X2, with protein sequence MSYPGYPPQSGGYPPQGGGYPQQAGGYPPQPGMYPQQAGGYPPQAGGYPPQAGGYPSQTGGGYPPQPGAYPSQPGAFPLLPPGGWGAPGAPGMPGFNASNLPAMPGGAMPQAPGMGYPGGPAPGQPMPGYPQAPSPNPSMPGYPQAPSPNPSMPGYPQAPGANPSMSGYPQGPSLTPSVPNYPNVPATNPSMPTYGGGAPMVPAINRGFRGTIPDFPGADPLKDVEVLRKAMKGFGTDEQAIINLLGSRSNRQRVPLLVTYKTAYGKDLVKDLKSELSGNFEKLVLAMLKTSAQFDASELKEAIKGAGTDEACLIEILSSRTNAEIREINQIYKAENKKSLEDAISGDTSGHFRRLLISLAQGNRDERENVDISLAKQDAQTLYQAGENKLGTDESKFNAILCARSKSHLRAVFQEYQHMCGRDIQKSIEREMSGDLESGMLAVVKCIKDTPAYFAERLHKAMKGLGTKDRTLIRIMVSRSEVDMLDIRQAYLKMYGKSLYTDISGDTSGDYKKLLLKLCGGSD encoded by the exons ATGAGTTATCCTGGTTATCCTCCTCAGTCCGGTGGTTATCCTCCTCAGGGTGGTGGCTACCCTCAACAGGCTGGTGGATATCCTCCCCAGCCAGGTATGTATCCTCAGCAAGCGGGAGGATACCCTCCTCAAGCGGGAGGATACCCTCCTCAAGCGGGAGGATACCcttctcaaacagggggaggatACCCACCCCAACCTGGTGCTTACCCAAGCCAGCCAGGAGCTTTTCCTCTCCTACCTCCAG GTGGATGGGGAGCCCCTGGTGCTCCGGGCATGCCTGGATTTAATGCAAGCAACTTGCCTGCAATG CCAGGAGGAGCCATGCCCCAGGCACCAGGAATGGGATATCCAGGAGGGCCAGCTCCGGGCCAGCCCATGCCAGGCTACCCACAAGCCCCGTCTCCCAATCCTTCAATGCCGGGCTACCCACAAGCCCCATCACCTAATCCCTCCATGCCAGGTTATCCACAAGCCCCAGGTGCCAATCCATCCATGTCTGGCTACCCACAAGGTCCATCACTTACTCCGTCCGTACCTAACTACCCAAACGTGCCTGCTACCAATCCGTCCATGCCCACATATGGAGGAGGAGCTCCAATGGTTCCTGCTATTAAT CGTGGATTCAGAGGAACCATCCCAGATTTTCCTGGAGCAGACCCATTAAAAGATGTTGAAGTTCTTAGGAAGGCCATGAAGGGCTTTG GTACTGATGAGCAGGCTATAATTAATCTTCTTGGTAGCCGCTCTAACAGGCAGCGTGTACCTCTGCTGGTTACATACAAGACTGCTTATGGAAAG gaCTTAGTTAAGGATCTGAAGTCTGAGCTTTCTGGAAACTTTGAGAAGTTGGTTTTGGCGATGTTGAAGACTTCTGCCCAATTTGATGCATCCGAGCTGAAAGAGGCCATCAAG GGAGCCGGAACTGATGAGGCCTGTTTGATCGAGATCCTGTCCTCACGCACCAATGCAGAGATCAGAGAAATTAATCAAATCTACAAAGCTG AAAACAAGAAATCACTGGAGGATGCAATTAGTGGAGATACATCAGGACACTTTCGCAGGCTTCTCATCTCTCTTGCTCAG gGCAATcgtgatgagagagagaatgtggaCATCTCATTAGCTAAACAAGATGCTCAG ACTCTGTATCAGGCTGGGGAAAATAAACTGGGCACAGATGAGTCCAAGTTTAATGCCATCCTGTGTGCTCGAAGCAAATCTCACCTTAGAGCAG TGTTCCAGGAATACCAGCATATGTGCGGCCGAGACATTCAGAAGAGTATTGAGAGGGAAATGTCTGGAGATCTGGAGAGTGGCATGTTGGCTGTTG TGAAGTGCATTAAAGACACACCAGCCTACTTTGCTGAGAGACTCCACAAAGCCATGAAG GGATTAGGAACCAAAGACCGCACTCTGATCCGCATCATGGTGTCCCGCTCAGAGGTCGACATGCTGGACATCCGCCAGGCATACCTGAAGATGTATGGCAAGTCTCTCTACACGGATATTTCT GGAGACACTTCTGGGGATTACAAGAAATTGCTTTTGAAGCTTTGCGGAGGAAGTGATTAA